In Mytilus edulis chromosome 6, xbMytEdul2.2, whole genome shotgun sequence, the following proteins share a genomic window:
- the LOC139528075 gene encoding uncharacterized protein — translation MFSHGINILDIIIMDAYVFIFLLVGIKSVKGCSKDIFLKEDSIVLSSPGFEEGKNYDFNLHCKWNIHSNSEVSIDFTSFDLEYQYKCSWDYVMVYDGKCREVTSTKFCGTNAPPTFKGEGSMCIEFRSDQMVTRPGFQVLIKKFIDTSQQQTTDYSYLDQSTIEQFLSKNNPNSELLLTDGGYHTSFKLIDHSSADISPSLGIDNAEKSTTVDQFYTQTLTVDKMMLISSHESQKLFYDSILIDETNEIKVTHTLNYQPSQILPTELSSILVTESRGILQTGILSIIPTQSSSMFATLSLNALSQQSINILSAPLSNTQSIHSSIAIETRQQSSSNLSSQLPSILSSLQSSTIMPSQSTSIISSQSSIISSQSPSIMSSKSSSIMSSQLSSIMSSQSTSIMSSQSSSFLSTYDIIASGFSGYSVIFTPTKGDVLLPSMLLSSTLLTDIYYGFSYISRPPVTTPDIDITTFVNTFNDDKQIKQVPNQKSLSLTQANTLSSDMSFNSDYFISKMYDPTVVRFTSSYNLVSDIQDISDTFKETLHMSSFTTSPVTHTLQAISDASDYGFISDIDVSSSILFIPKSSIANDPSSTEVPSTYHLPVACYMTEQIFVNDTGSLVVGLKRSTGQLGCSWLLLGNVNETIEVNITCLNVYTGIDCESEGVFVYDGFSANDGELINLCNYSSYFNLLSSGAALFVEVITRGHINFTLEYNPRPKGLDCSARLSKCGDRNCLPSEWWCDSEADCYHGEDEQSCGPCGKDEFRCGNGQCINDILQCNGRCDCDDASDENDCAMLDDMVLRIRHGRSWLPVCADEWEDTVGDIICKYLSFDNISGSRSVPSYQKVYMSRKQGEQGGSHLYSYLHPSTVCQSKTEIILNCSKKACGERSPSLMVPYIIGGTQAYKGQWPWVVAVRKGNNFICGGTLISDRWVITAGHCVESVLSVPHMVSIGTGTPLKDGRDGNVIRVSEIIMNPDYNFIYKADIAVLLLQMPVSFDDYTKPICLPNTLQHIPRDSICYTAGWGLTDPKDATLQKRPTDLMYAKAFMWTNSKCSLAYSSDINDGMVCAGILAGKGGDTCQGDSGGPLMCTNNDGTWQLVGVTSWGGGICGKSTLPGVYTRVAKFDTWIKTVTSIRDQNHNTKCDFEEPGICSLEDISMGSFMWTKRKAGWTLGGQPLTDSTTRTSKGHYVYADTYMVQANQSNNAVLKHRIKDNGRERCLTFSYKFFNNNCLKLSVVDVRNDGVQHELWELSYISGDWMDAVIAIASPVTEIHVVASRIITHFDGGIAIDDIEVLNRTCNDTNVYNCHFNNGNKCGYTNSKTDIGYWETHQYITLSNTEWCLKFDGDNFPSGTKAKLTSSILHSSGPRCFRFVYKLCHQNANYLSVLVGYVFNDIKFYGSSLWTRSVGNIDCSVWSKGHVDIPSIALDHFIAIQVERGYQSDSVYIDDIMLQSGNCFK, via the exons ATGTTTAGCCATGGGATCAATATTTTGGATATTATAATTATGGACGCATACGTATTCATCTTTCTTCTGG ttgGTATAAAATCAGTAAAAGGCTGCTCAAaggatatatttttaaaagaagatAGTATAGTCTTATCAAGTCCTGGATTTGAAGAAGGAAAGAActatgattttaatttgcattGTAAATGGAATATCCATTCAAATTCAGAG GTCTCTATAGATTTTACGTCGTTTGATTTGGAGTACCAATATAAATGCAGTTGGGATTATGTGATGGTGTATGATGGAAAGTGTAGGGAAGTGACATCAACAAAATTTTGTGGAACAAATGCGCCACCAACCTTTAAAGGGGAGGGCAGCATGTGTATAGAATTTAGATCAGATCAGATGGTAACAAGACCAGGCTTTCAGGTTTTGATAAAGAAATTCATTG ATACCAgtcaacaacaaacaacagactACAGCTATTTGGACCAATCTACTATAGAACAGTTTCTCTCTAAGAATAATCCAAACTCAGAGTTGTTGCTTACTGATGGAGGATATCACACCAGCTTTAAACTGATTGACCATTCATCGGCTGACATATCGCCTTCGTTGGGAATAGATAATGCCGAAAAATCTACAACTGTTGACCAATTTTACACACAAACTTTAACAGTAGATAAGATGATGTTGATATCTTCACACGAGTCTCAAAAACTGTTTTATGATTCTATTCTTATTGATGAAACGAATGAAATAAAAGTGACCCATACATTAAATTACCAACCTTCACAAATACTACCGACAGAGTTATCAAGTATTCTAGTAACAGAGTCCAGAGGTATTCTACAGACAGGGATATTAAGTATAATACCGACTCAATCGTCAAGCATGTTTGCAACTCTCTCATTAAACGCTTTATCGCAACAATCTATAAACATTCTGTCGGCACCATTATCAAATACTCAATCGATTCATTCATCAATAGCAATCGAGACTCGACAACAATCATCAAGTAATCTTTCGTCACAATTACCAAGTATTCTGTCGTCGTTACAATCCTCAACTATTATGCCGTCACAATCAACAAGTATTATATCGTCACAATCAAGTATTATATCGTCACAATCACCAAGTATTATGTCGTCAAAATCATCAAGTATTATGTCGTCACAATTATCAAGTATTATGTCGTCACAATCAACAAGTATTATGTCTTCACAATCATCAAGTTTTCTGTCGACATATGATATTATTGCTTCGGGATTTTCTGGCTACAGTGTCATTTTCACTCCAACAAAAGGGGACGTTTTGTTACCAAGCATGTTGTTATCTAGTACCTTATTAACTGATATCTATTATGGGTTTTCATATATATCACGACCGCCTGTTACAACACCAGATATAGATATAACTACTTTTGTAAATACATTCAATGATGATAAACAAATTAAGCAAGTTCCTAATCAAAAGTCATTGTCATTAACTCAAGCTAATACATTGAGCTCTGACATGTCATTTAATTCAGATTATTTTATATCAAAGATGTATGATCCAACCGTCGTAAGGTTCACTTCTTCTTATAACCTGGTGTCAGATATTCAAGATATTAGTGACACATTTAAAGAAACACTCCATATGTCTAGTTTTACGACATCGCCAGTGACACACACCCTTCAAGCAATTTCAGATGCGTCGGACTATGGTTTTATATCAGACATTGATGTCAGTTCTTCGATCTTATTCATTCCTAAATCATCAATTGCAAATGATCCATCAAGTACAGAAGTACCATCGACATATCACTTACCGGTAGCTTGTTACATGAcagaacaaatatttgtaaatgaTACTGGCAGCTTGGTTGTAGGTTTAAAACGGTCAACAGGACAACTCGGCTGTTCATGGTTATTGCTTGGAAACGTTAATGAG acaattGAAGTCAACATAACATGCTTGAATGTGTATACTGGTATTGACTGTGAAAGTGAGGGTGTTTTCGTCTATGATGGATTTTCAGCCAATGATGGTGAATTGATCAACTTGTGCAACTATTCGTCTTATTTTAACCTGTTGTCGTCTGGAGCGGCTTTATTTGTTGAGGTTATAACAAGGGGACATATCAATTTTACATTAGAATATAACCCCAGACCAAAAG GTTTGGATTGTTCTGCAAGGCTGTCAAAGTGTGGTGACAGGAACTGTCTTCCATCAGAATGGTGGTGTGATAGCGAGGCTGATTGTTACCATGGTGAAGACGAACAGTCATGTG GTCCTTGTGGAAAAGATGAGTTCAGATGTGGCAATGGTCAGTGTATTAATGATATCTTGCAGTGTAATGGACGATGTGATTGTGACGATGCTTCAGACGAAAATGATTGTG CAATGCTTGATGATATGGTTCTACGCATACGTCATGGTAGATCTTGGCTTCCGGTCTGCGCAGATGAGTGGGAGGATACAGTTGGTGATATcatatgtaaatatttatcattCGA TAATATATCAGGATCTCGATCTGTTCCTTCTTATCAGAAAGTATATATGTCCCGCAAGCAAGGAGAACAAGGTGGCAGCCACTTGTATAGTTATTTGCATCCTTCAACAGTTTGTCAGAGTAAAACGGAGATTATACTTAACTGTAGTAAGAAAG CTTGTGGAGAACGAAGCCCTTCATTAATGGTACCTTATATAATTGGTGGCACCCAAGCATATAAAGGACAGTGGCCATGGGTTGTTGCCGTTAGAAAAGGGAACAATTTTATCTGTGGAGGAACACTGATATCTGACCGCTGGGTGATCACAGCTGGACACTGTGTTGAAAG TGTTCTCAGTGTACCACATATGGTGTCCATCGGTACTGGCACTCCATTGAAAGACGGAAGGGATGGCAACGTTATTCGTGTATCAGAAATTATTATGAACCCTGACTACAACTTTATCTATAAGGCAGATATCGCTGTGTTGCTTTTACAGATGCCAGTCTCGTTTGATGATTATACAAAACCTATATGTTTGCCTAACACCTTACAACATATACCACGTGACTCCATTTGTTATACCGCTGGGTGGGGATTAACAGATCCAAAGG ATGCAACATTACAAAAACGTCCAACTGATTTGATGTATGCTAAAGCGTTCATGTGGACTAACTCAAAATGTAGTTTAGCATATTCATCAGATATAAATGATGGAATGGTATGTGCTGGGATTCTGGCGGGAAAAGGAGGCGACACATGTCAA GGTGATAGTGGTGGTCCACTTATGTGTACAAATAACGATGGAACTTGGCAGTTGGTTGGTGTGACCAGTTGGGGTGGTGGTATTTGTGGTAAATCTACGCTACCGGGAGTGTATACAAGAGTAGCAAAATTTGATACATGGATAAAGACTGTCACGTCAATCAGAG atCAAAACCATAACACTAAGTGTGATTTTGAAGAGCCAGGAATATGTTCACTAGAGGACATATCCATGGGTAGCTTTATGTGGACAAAGCGAAAAGCAGGCTGGACTTTAGGAGGTCAACCTTTAACAGATAGTACAACTCGAACAtcaaaag GTCATTATGTATACGCAGATACATATATGGTACAAGCAAACCAATCCAATAATGCAGTCCTTAAACATAGAATAAAGGATAATGGAAGAGAAAGGTGCTTGACATTTTCTTACAAATTTTTCAACAATAACTGTTTGAAATTATCAGTTGTTGACGTCAGGAATGATGGTGTTCAGCATGAATTATGGGAATTGTCATATATATCCGGTGATTGGATGGACGCAGTCATAGCGATTGCATCACCAGTTACTGAAATACATGTCGTAGCTTCCCGGATAATCACCCATTTTGATGGAGgcattgctatagatgatattgAAGTTTTAAATAGAACATGCAATG ATACAAATGTGTATAACTGTCATTTCAATAATGGGAATAAATGTGGATATACAAATAGCAAGACAGACATTGGGTACTGGGAAACACATCAATATATTACACTTTCAAACACCG AATGGTGTTTAAAGTTTGATGGTGACAACTTCCCATCTGGGACAAAAGCCAAGTTAACCTCGTCTATTTTACACAGTAGCGGTCCAAGATGTTTCAGATTTGTGTATAAACTATGTCACCAAAATGCCAATTACCTGTCTGTCTTAGTAGGTTACGTGTTTAATGACATAAAATTCTATGGATCGAGCTTATGGACTAGATCTGTTGGTAACATTGATTGTAGTGTTTGGTCTAAAGGACATGTGGACATACCATCAATAGCATTAGATCATTTTATTGCTATACAAGTTGAACGAGGTTATCAATCGGATTCTGTTTATATAGATGATATTATGCTTCAGAGTGGGAACTGTTTTAAGTGA